A window of the Isosphaera pallida ATCC 43644 genome harbors these coding sequences:
- a CDS encoding DUF4159 domain-containing protein, with the protein MIHRQCLPRQALVVFTSGESQRPGLERSNAVHRMGSGLRWAVGLGLAVLMWEPGWLMVTPAQAQPRGAQVTQEQVEKAIRLGVKSLRDKQQPDGSWRGFADDFAKYHGLTSLATLALINAGEPIDSPTVSRALEFIRRARPDQLDSTYAVALQVMALAAGDPQRDKVRIAAGVAWLERAQFRREDSPRYAGAWTYGMNKGQRPDNSNSQFALLGLYAASEVGVEVKDSVWELARNYWERCQNNSGGWPYVIDDDTSTASMTCAGISSLVITGAKRVQSVETLVGDKVRNCGEGGVVNNRIQAGINWMARRFQVDFNFTDGLGRQPWTYYYLYGLERAGRLSGQRYFGEHDWYLRGAAKLVKEQDPLLGSWNGGGGIEDNPVLVTSYALLFLAKGRAPVLINKLVHQPANDWNIHVDDIRNLTNAVSRDWKAFVTWQVVNPNSPDAGLADLLQAPIAFINGKQAPVFTPAAKRLLRDYVEQGGFILAEAGCSEPAFDQGFRALLTEIFPEPDYQLRRLSEDHPIWRSYHRLSPNVHELWGIEFGCRTVVVYTPQMLAAYWNHAESQPGNPAVERAIRVGQNIVDYATGRELPEDKLKVREIRNFKTDDVKRGALRIAKLRHAGDWNVAPLAIPNLTTALRDQLGFDVVINHKELLPRDPNLIYYPLIYVHGRASLSFTPEDMEALRKHLDPGRGLFFADAACGSPAFDAAFRKFVAELLPNNPLEPIPPDDELFNVVYDLNAVEFSKAAGGRIGPAELEGVKINGRWVVIYSKYDLGCALERHQGSDCKGYKYESALKIVSNIVVYSTLP; encoded by the coding sequence CCTCGGGTGAGAGCCAGCGGCCTGGACTAGAGCGTTCCAACGCGGTGCACCGCATGGGTTCCGGGCTACGCTGGGCGGTCGGGTTGGGACTAGCCGTCCTGATGTGGGAACCGGGTTGGTTGATGGTCACCCCAGCCCAGGCGCAACCCCGAGGCGCTCAGGTCACCCAGGAACAGGTCGAGAAGGCAATCCGTCTGGGAGTCAAGTCGCTGCGCGATAAGCAACAACCGGACGGCTCGTGGCGCGGCTTCGCCGACGACTTCGCCAAATATCACGGCTTGACCAGTTTGGCGACCCTAGCGCTGATCAACGCGGGCGAGCCGATCGATTCACCGACGGTCTCCCGCGCGTTGGAGTTCATCCGCCGCGCCCGTCCCGACCAACTGGACAGCACCTACGCCGTGGCGCTTCAGGTTATGGCGCTTGCAGCTGGCGACCCCCAACGGGATAAAGTCCGCATCGCTGCTGGGGTCGCCTGGCTGGAACGAGCCCAGTTTCGCCGCGAGGACAGCCCACGCTACGCCGGAGCTTGGACCTATGGCATGAATAAAGGTCAACGCCCTGACAATTCGAATAGTCAATTCGCCTTGCTCGGTCTCTACGCCGCCAGCGAGGTGGGAGTCGAGGTCAAGGATTCGGTGTGGGAACTGGCCCGCAACTATTGGGAGCGTTGTCAGAACAACTCGGGCGGCTGGCCCTACGTCATCGACGACGACACCTCCACAGCGAGCATGACCTGCGCAGGGATCTCCAGTCTGGTCATCACCGGGGCCAAACGGGTCCAATCGGTCGAAACCTTGGTGGGCGACAAGGTGCGCAACTGCGGTGAAGGCGGCGTGGTCAACAACCGCATCCAAGCTGGGATCAACTGGATGGCCCGTCGCTTCCAGGTCGATTTCAACTTCACCGACGGCCTGGGCCGCCAACCCTGGACTTATTATTATCTTTATGGTTTGGAACGGGCCGGACGGCTCTCCGGCCAGCGCTACTTTGGTGAACACGACTGGTACCTGCGGGGCGCGGCCAAGCTCGTCAAGGAGCAAGACCCGTTGCTGGGTTCCTGGAACGGCGGGGGCGGCATCGAGGATAACCCGGTTTTGGTCACGAGTTACGCCCTGCTGTTTTTGGCCAAGGGCCGCGCTCCGGTGCTGATCAACAAGCTCGTCCACCAACCCGCGAACGACTGGAACATTCATGTGGACGACATCCGCAACCTGACCAACGCGGTTTCGCGGGACTGGAAGGCGTTCGTCACTTGGCAGGTGGTCAACCCCAACTCGCCGGACGCGGGGCTCGCCGATCTGCTTCAGGCCCCGATTGCCTTTATCAACGGCAAGCAAGCACCGGTGTTCACCCCTGCAGCCAAGCGCCTGTTGCGCGACTATGTCGAACAAGGTGGCTTCATCCTGGCCGAGGCCGGCTGCTCTGAACCCGCTTTCGACCAGGGCTTCCGCGCCCTATTGACCGAAATCTTCCCCGAACCAGATTATCAACTGCGTCGGCTTTCGGAAGATCATCCAATCTGGCGTTCCTATCACCGGCTCAGCCCCAACGTACACGAGCTTTGGGGGATCGAGTTTGGCTGCCGAACCGTGGTGGTCTATACCCCGCAGATGCTGGCCGCCTACTGGAACCACGCCGAAAGCCAGCCGGGCAACCCCGCCGTCGAGCGCGCCATCCGAGTTGGCCAGAATATCGTCGATTACGCCACTGGACGGGAACTGCCCGAGGATAAGCTCAAAGTCCGCGAGATTCGCAACTTCAAAACCGACGACGTAAAGCGCGGCGCGCTGCGGATCGCCAAGCTGCGCCACGCCGGCGACTGGAACGTGGCTCCCCTGGCGATCCCCAACCTCACCACGGCGCTGCGCGACCAACTGGGCTTCGACGTGGTGATCAACCACAAGGAACTGCTGCCACGCGACCCCAATTTGATTTATTATCCCCTGATCTATGTACATGGTCGCGCATCGCTCTCGTTCACGCCCGAAGACATGGAGGCGTTGCGCAAGCATCTCGACCCCGGCCGCGGTCTATTCTTCGCGGACGCCGCCTGCGGTAGCCCGGCGTTCGACGCGGCCTTCCGCAAGTTCGTCGCCGAGTTGCTGCCCAACAACCCTCTAGAACCGATTCCGCCCGACGACGAACTCTTCAACGTGGTCTACGACCTCAACGCGGTCGAATTCTCCAAAGCCGCCGGCGGACGCATCGGCCCCGCGGAACTCGAAGGAGTTAAGATCAACGGCCGCTGGGTCGTCATCTACTCCAAGTATGACCTTGGTTGCGCTCTGGAACGGCACCAAGGCTCCGACTGTAAAGGCTATAAATATGAGAGCGCATTGAAAATCGTCTCTAACATCGTGGTTTACTCCACCCTGCCGTGA
- a CDS encoding amino acid kinase family protein, translated as MNELIKEGEGRRTHIKSLLMRESLMDRKVLAASDAQEVLPILPDVHVVHIGGASILDRGKAALVPLLDEVVRCRQTYKILLGVGGGARMRHTYHIALDLGIPTGGLAMVAGAVNEQNRFMVQALLAKHGGVVLHKDHYVVLPLWMAAGMIPILSGMPPYHYWEPPTGDRRVPHYREDFGLFMVSEVLGAASMIYVKDEDGLYTADPKTNPDATFIPHITAQELLARNPPELIIDRSVIESMVFARNTRRIQIINGLKPELLGRALAGEPVGTVVTAPRDTTKEAADGC; from the coding sequence ATGAACGAGCTCATCAAGGAAGGCGAAGGACGCCGCACCCACATCAAAAGCTTACTGATGCGGGAGTCCCTGATGGATCGCAAGGTGTTGGCCGCGAGCGATGCCCAGGAAGTGCTGCCGATCCTGCCGGATGTTCATGTCGTCCATATCGGCGGGGCCAGCATCCTCGACCGGGGCAAGGCAGCGCTCGTTCCCTTGCTCGACGAGGTCGTGCGGTGCCGCCAGACCTATAAGATTCTCCTTGGGGTCGGCGGCGGCGCGCGGATGCGGCACACCTATCACATCGCCCTCGACCTAGGCATCCCGACCGGAGGGCTGGCAATGGTAGCTGGCGCGGTCAACGAGCAGAATCGATTCATGGTCCAGGCGCTTTTGGCCAAGCATGGCGGGGTGGTGCTGCACAAGGATCATTACGTCGTTCTGCCTTTGTGGATGGCCGCCGGCATGATTCCGATCCTCAGCGGCATGCCACCCTACCACTACTGGGAGCCGCCAACCGGTGACCGGCGGGTGCCGCACTACCGCGAGGACTTCGGCTTGTTCATGGTCAGTGAGGTGCTCGGCGCAGCGTCGATGATCTACGTGAAGGATGAGGACGGCTTGTACACCGCCGATCCTAAAACCAACCCCGACGCGACCTTCATCCCCCACATCACCGCCCAGGAATTGCTGGCCCGCAATCCACCTGAACTGATCATCGACCGCTCGGTGATCGAGAGCATGGTATTCGCCCGCAACACCCGCCGCATCCAGATCATCAATGGCCTGAAGCCGGAACTGCTCGGCCGGGCTCTCGCCGGCGAGCCAGTCGGCACCGTCGTCACCGCCCCTCGTGACACGACCAAGGAGGCTGCTGATGGCTGCTGA
- a CDS encoding amino acid kinase family protein: MAAETPARKTIPTPLRDGTLDAATLLEASQYGSPIRVLPEVNVVKVGGQSFFDRGRSAVWPLVEELARCAQSHQIILGMGGGTRSRHAYSIGLELGLPTGILAAIGASTALQNAHMMQMLMAKYGGILVSFEEFEKLPMYLRNGGIPIMVGMPPFHHWERPPEMGRIPANRTDAGVFLMAEFLGARSMIYVKDEDGLYTDDPKKNPDATFIPRITAQELLDMDPNDLVIERVVLGYLQKAHYVRSVQIVNGLKPGLLTRALAGEHVGTIIEAPLDP; encoded by the coding sequence ATGGCTGCTGAGACCCCCGCTCGCAAAACCATCCCGACCCCGCTTCGGGACGGCACGCTCGACGCGGCCACGTTGCTCGAAGCATCCCAATACGGTTCGCCGATCCGCGTGCTGCCAGAGGTGAATGTCGTCAAGGTCGGCGGCCAGAGCTTCTTTGACCGCGGACGCTCGGCCGTGTGGCCACTGGTCGAGGAACTCGCGCGCTGCGCTCAATCGCATCAGATCATTCTGGGCATGGGGGGCGGTACCCGCTCGCGGCACGCCTACAGCATCGGGCTGGAACTCGGACTGCCTACGGGCATCCTTGCCGCGATTGGGGCCTCCACGGCGCTTCAGAACGCCCACATGATGCAAATGCTCATGGCCAAATACGGCGGCATCCTCGTGAGCTTCGAAGAGTTCGAGAAGCTGCCGATGTACCTTCGCAACGGCGGCATCCCGATTATGGTCGGGATGCCGCCGTTTCATCACTGGGAGCGGCCGCCGGAAATGGGCCGCATCCCGGCCAACCGCACCGACGCGGGCGTGTTCCTGATGGCTGAGTTCCTCGGCGCGCGGTCAATGATCTACGTGAAGGACGAGGACGGCCTGTACACCGATGACCCGAAAAAGAACCCCGACGCAACCTTCATCCCCAGAATCACCGCTCAGGAACTGCTCGACATGGACCCCAACGACCTGGTGATCGAACGGGTGGTGCTTGGCTACCTCCAAAAGGCCCACTACGTCCGATCAGTTCAGATCGTCAACGGCCTCAAGCCAGGGTTGCTCACCCGCGCACTGGCTGGAGAACATGTAGGGACGATCATCGAAGCGCCACTTGATCCATGA